A window of the Lolium perenne isolate Kyuss_39 chromosome 7, Kyuss_2.0, whole genome shotgun sequence genome harbors these coding sequences:
- the LOC127315475 gene encoding putative cysteine proteinase inhibitor 7: MRTALLLVAITALIDAAAVPATANPDDLFMIKNITDPYIQGLGKWLVTEHTKMGGNDGLEFQKVLSGEYQIRNGVSYRLVIVAMRPGGSHGTYKGWLLEEVPSNQNTWKLINFSPLD, translated from the coding sequence ATGAGAACCGCACTCCTCCTCGTCGCCATTACCGCTCTCATTGATGCCGCTGCAGTGCCCGCCACGGCAAACCCCGATGATTTGTTCATGATTAAGAACATCACCGACCCATACATCCAGGGGCTCGGCAAGTGGCTGGTGACGGAGCACACCAAAATGGGGGGCAATGATGGGCTCGAGTTTCAGAAGGTGCTAAGCGGCGAATATCAAATTAGGAATGGTGTAAGTTATCGGCTTGTCATCGTTGCCATGAGACCAGGTGGCTCACATGGCACATAcaaaggatggttactagaggAAGTCCCGAGTAACCAGAACACATGGAAGCTCATAAATTTCAGCCCTTTAGACTAG